The nucleotide window TCGCATCATGAATATGGTGCGTCAATAACATTCACGGGCGTTCGCCGGGCTCATCCGCTTGATGATGTAACGATTGCTCGCAAAGCTTGTTATGATTCTATCAATCGTTGTAGCATAAGTGCGAACAAATTGTCGGCGGCTGTTGTGCGTCGCATCATATTTTCGGATGTCTTATGCCAGAAGCCCCATTGCAGTCTTCATCGGTCGTCGCGCTGCGCGGCATACCGATCATCCATCCCGAGCGCAATCCCGGCATGCCGTTCGACGCCTCCTGGCTCGACGGCTTGCGCGTCAATCAGTCGGCGGTTGAGCGGCGCACCGCCACGCTCGGTACGCGCCGCAGCGTCAAGAAAGATGCGCAGGCGGCCTGGCTGCTGAAAGCCGTCACCTGCATCGACCTCACCACGCTCAACGGTGACGACACCGAAGGCCGCGTGCGGCGGCTCTGCGCGAAGGCGCGGCAACCGGTGCGCGCCGATCTGCTCGAAGCACTCGGCATCGCGCCGCAAGGCATCACGACAGGTGCGGTGTGCGTGTATCACCGCTTCGTCGCGGCGGCGGTCGATGCGCTGCACGGCAGCGGCATTCCGGTCGCCGCGGTCTCTACGGGTTTTCCTGCGGGACTGATTCCGCATCCGTTGAAGCTGAAAGAGATCGAGGCGTCGGTCGCGGACGGCGCGCAGGAAATCGATATCGTCGTCACGCGTGAATATGTGCTGACCGGCAACTGGCAGGCGCTCTACGACGAAGTGCGTGACTTCCGCGCGGCTTGCGGTCCGGCGCATCTGAAAACCATTCTCGCCACCGGCGACATCCGCACGCTCTCCAACGTGGCGCGCGCCTCGATGGTCTGCATGATGGCCGGCGCCGACTTCATCAAAACCTCCACCGGCAAGGAAGGCGTCAACGCGACGCTCGACGTGTCGCTCGTGATGGTGCGCATGATCCGCGAATACCAGGAACGCACCGGCGTGCTGATCGGCTTCAAGCCGGCGGGCGGCGTATCGACTGCGAAGTCGGTGCTGTCGTATCAGATCCTGATGAAAGAAGAACTCGGCCGTGCGTGGCTCGAACCGGAGCTGTTCCGGATCGGCGCGTCGAGCCTGCTGGCCGATATCGAACGCCAGCTCGAACATTACGTGAGCGGCCGTTACTCCGCTTTCAACCGTCACCCCGTAGCCTGAACAGAAGACCGATCCCATGAGCGTAGCCGAGTATTTTTCATCGATGGAGTACGGTCCCGCACCCGAGGACGATCAACCCGCGCGCGCCTGGCTGGCGCAGCATGAGGGCGGCTTCGGGCATTTCATCGGCGGTGCGTGGCATGCGCCCGCGGCGGGTGAACGGTTCGCGTCGAACGCGCCCGCGACCGGCGAGCAACTCGCGCAGGTCGCTCAAGGCGACGCGGCCGATATCGACGCCGCAGTCGCCGCCGCACGCGCCGCGCAGCCGGGCTGGCTCGCTTTGGGCGGCGCAGGACGGGCACGGCATCTGTACGCGCTTGCGCGCATGGTGCAGCGTCATAGCCGGCTGTTCGCCGTGCTTGAAGCGCTCGACAACGGCAAACCCATCCGCGAAACGCGCGATATCGACGTGCCGCTCGTCGCGCGTCACTTTCTGCATCACGCGGGCTGGGCGCAGTTGCAGGAGAGCGAGTTCGCGGATTACGCGCCGCTCGGCGTGGTCGGTCAGATCGTGCCGTGGAATTTCCCGCTGTTGATGCTCGCGTGGAAGATCGCCCCGGCCATTGCCATGGGCAACTGCGTCGTCCTGAAGCCGGCTGAATACACGCCGCTCACGGCGCTGCTGTTCGCCGAACTCGCGCATCGCGCCGGCTTGCCGGCCGGCGTGCTGAACGTCGTCACCGGCGACGGGCGCACCGGCGCCGCTTTGGTCGAACATCCGCAGGTCGACAAGATCGCCTTTACCGGTTCGACCGAAGTGGGCCGGCTGATCCGTTCCGCGACGGCCGGTTCGGGCAAGTCGCTGACGCTCGAACTCGGCGGCAAGTCGCCCTTCATCGTGTTCGACGACGCGGATCTCGACGGCGCAGTCGAAGGCGTCGTCGACGCGATCTGGTTCAACCAGGGGCAAGTCTGCTGCGCGGGCTCGCGGCTGCTCGTGCAGGAAGGCATCGAAGCGCGTTTCATCGCCAAACTGAAACGGCGCATGGAGACGCTGCGCGTGGGCACGTCGCTCGACAAGAGCATCGATCTCGGCGCGATCGTCGATCCGGTGCAGCTCGAACGTATTCAGTCGCTGGTGGAAACCGGCCGGCGTGAAGGTTGTTCGGTCTGGCAGTCGCCTGACACGACGCTGCCTTCTAACGGCTGCTTCTATCCGCCGACGCTCGTCACCGGCGTAGCCCCGGCTTCCACGCTGGCACAGGAAGAAATCTTCGGGCCGGTGCTGGTGACGATGAGCTTCCGCACGCCCGACGAAGCGATCGCGCTCGCCAACAACTCGCGTTACGGACTTGCCGCGAGTGTGTGGAGCGAAACCATCGGCCGCGCGCTCGATGTCGCGCCGCGCCTCGCTAGCGGCGTCGTCTGGATCAACGCGACGAATCTGTTCGACGCGGCGGTCGGCTTCGGCGGTTACCGCGAATCAGGCTATGGCCGCGAAGGCGGGCGTGAGGGCATCTACGAATATCTGAAGCCGCGAGCCTGGCTCAAGCTTGCGGAGCGCCGCACGGCGGCCCGGTCCGCTGCGAGCAACGCTGCCGCGCTCGACCCGTTGTCCAACGTCACCTCGATCGACCGTACTGCGAAGCTGTTCATTGGCGGCAAGCAGGCGCGTCCCGACAGCGGCTATTCGCTGCCGGTGCATGCGCCGGACGGTACGCCCGTCGGAGAAGTCGCCGCGGGCAATCGCAAGGACATCCGCAACGCCGTCGAAGCAGCGCGCGCCGCGCAGAAGTGGTCGCAGGCGAGCACGCATAACCGCGCGCAAGTGTTGTTCTATCTGGCGGAAAACCTGGCCGTGCGCACGGAGGAATTCGTGCTCCAGCTTATCGCGCGCAACGGTGCGACGGAAGCAGCGGCGCGTGCCGAAGTGGATGCCTCGGTGCAGCGTCTTTTCACGTACGCGGCGTGGGCCGACAAGTTCGACGGCGCCGTGCACACGCCGCCGTTGCGCGGCGTCGCACTGGCCATGCATGAGCCGCTCGGCGTGATCGGCATCGCCTGTCCGGACGAAGCGCCGCTGCTCGGCTTCGTTTCGCTGGCGGCGCCCGCGCTGGCGATGGGCAATCGCGTGGTGGTGCTGCCGAGCGAGGCGTCGCCGCTCACGGTCACCGACTTCTATCAGGTGGCCGAGACGTCCGATGTGCCCGGCGGCGTGCTAAACATCGTCACCGGCGAGCGTGGTGCGTTGCTGCCCGCGCTCGTCAAACACGACGACGTCGACGCGGTCTGGTGCTTCGGCAGCACGGCGGATTCGACGCTGGTCGAGCGCGAATCGGTCGGCAATCTAAAGCGAACGTTCGTCGATCACGGCCGCCAGTTCGACTGGTTCGACCGTGCCAGCGAAGGCCGGCCGTTTCTGCGCCAGGCCGTGCAGGTGAAGAACATCTGGATACCGTACGGAGATTGACCGGATTATCCGGCAACTGTACCGAACGTCTTGAAGACACGCACGCCAACCAGAAAATGGAGGAGACAACGTGCTGAACAATCTGGATTTGCTGTTGCACACAGCGGTGTTGTGCGCATGTGAAGCATCGACTCAAAGCCCCTTGAATCAGGCTGTTTATTTGCAACAAGGGGAGCGCGCATGAACACGGCTACGCAACCAAACGCAAAGGGACGCGTCGTCATTCTCGGCATCTATGTGACCGATCTGACGTTTCGCGCGGACCGCATGCCGCAGATCGGCGAGACCATCGCGGGCTCGGCGTTCGCAATGGGGCCGGGCGGCAAGGGCTCGAATCAGGCGGTCGCGGCCGCGCGTGTCGGTGCGGACGTGGTGTTCTGCACCCGCATCGGCAACGACGCGTTCGGCTCCATCGCACGCGCCACGTGGGCCGCTGAAGGCATCACGGCGCGCGCGTCGGTGATTGACGGCGTCTCGACGGGCGCGGCGCATATTTTCGTCGACGATAACACCGGCATGAACGCGATCATCGTCGCATCCGGCGCGGCCGGCACGATGGAAGCCGCCGACGTCGACGCGATCGAAGCCGACATCGCCGCCGCCCGCGTGTTCGTCACGCAACTCGAACAGCCATTAGAGGCCGCGCGCCGCGGGCTGGAAGTGGCGCGCAAACACGGCGTGATCACCGTGTTCAACCCGGCGCCCGCCATGCCGCTCGACGACGCCATCTTCCCGCTGTGCGACTACATCACGCCGAATGAAACCGAAGCGACCGCTTTGACCGGTGTGCCGATCGCGAATGCCGACGACGCCCGCCGCGCCGCCGACGTATTACTCGCCAAAGGCGTCGGCACGGCGATCATCACGCTAGGCGAGGGCGGCGCGCTGCTGCATTCGGCGAATCAATCGCTGCTCGTGCCCGCGTATCACTGCGGCCGCGTGGTGGAAACCGCCGGCGCCGGCGACGGCTTCACAGGCGGCTTCGCGGCAGCGCTCGCACGCGGCGACGACGCCATCACCGCATTGCGTTTCGGTTGCGCGCTCGCCGGTATTTCGGTGACGCGTCCGGGCACGGCGCCTTCCATGCCGACGCTCGACGAAGTGAATCAAGTGCTGAGCCAACCAGGCCAGCCGAACCAGCCGGCCGGCATCTCCCAACCATCCTGACCGTTTGCGAAGCCTGAAGGAGCGTGTCGTCACCATGAAGTCTGCGTTCACCGCTGGAAAACTGTTCGGCGACCGGCAGCTGAATTTTCTGCTGATCGTCAACGTGCTCGTCGTGCTGGTCGCGACCTGGCTCTCGCGCGGTCAATTCGTCGACATCGATAATCTGCAGTCGATGGGCGGCCAGTTGCCCGAGCTGGGCCTGCTCGCGCTCGGCATCATGCTCTCGATGGTGTCGGGCAACGGCGGCATCGACCTGTCCGGCGTCGGGCTTGCCAACCTGTCCGGCATGGTCGCCGCGCTGATCGTGCCGCGCTTCGTCAACGGCGACGACTCGCCCGCGCTCTACACGTCGCTGTTCTGCGTGATCGTGGTGGTGATGGGTTTGCTCGGCGGAATGCTGAATGGCGTGGTGATCGCGCGCCTCAGACTCACGCCGATTCTCTGTACGCTCGGCACGCAGTTGCTGTTCACCGGCTTCGCGGTGGTGCTCAGCAACGGCGCGTCGGTGCATGTCGATTACGTGGACCCGTTGTCGAACATCGGCAATGGCACAGTGTTTCAGGTGCCGATCGCGTTCTGCATCTTTATCGCCGCGGTGATCGTGCTGGGATGGCTGCTCAAGCGCAGTCCGTTCGGCCTGCGCCTCTATCTGATGGGCACCAATCCGAAGGCGGCGTTTTATGCCGGCATTCCGCGCGCGCGCATGCTGATCACGACCTATGCGATGTGCGGCATGCTCGCGTCGCTGGCCGGGTTGATCAGCGCGACGCATACGTCGAGCGCGAAATGGGACTACGGCAACTCCTATCTGCTGATCGCGATCCTGATCGCGGTGATGGGCGGCGTGAATCCCGCCGGCGGACACGGCCGCATCATCTGCGTGTTTTTTGCCGCGACGGTGCTGCAGTTTCTCTCCAGCCTGTTCAATCTGATGGGCGTGTCGCAGTTTTTCGGCGACTGCGCGTGGGGGTTTCTGTTGCTGCTGTCGCTCGCGTTTGCGGGTGGCGAACGGGTGCGTGCGATTTTCGGCTTCGGCGGTGGAAGTAGCGCGGGTGCTTCGAGTGCGGCAACTTCGGCGCCCAAGCGTTAGAGGTGCCGCAAGGTTCGCTACCGGTCGGACTCGTGCGTTTCGCCTTGCGCACTTAAGCGCAGGCAGGCACGGAACAAAGTTTCAGTACGCGGCGGACAACGAGCCCAGGCTGTCCGTGACGGTGAAGTGGGCGACATCGAACGATAAAGGAGACATCGCATGAAATTGACTCGACTGGGTGCCGCGCTTGCAGCAGGCGCGCTGACGGTAGGCGTAATCGCTGCCGCGCAGGCTGCCACGAACGAAACGATCGTCACGGTCGTCAAGGTGACCGGCATCAACTGGTTCAACCGCATGGACGACGGCGTCAAGCAGTTCGCCAAAGACAACCCCAACATAAACGCGTATCAGACCGGCCCCGGCCGTGCGGACGCGGCGCAGCAACTGAAGATCATCGAAGACCTGATTGCCAAGAAGGTCACGGCCATCGCCGTGGTGCCCTACGATCCGCCGACGCTCGAACCCGCGCTGAAGAAAGCGATGGATCGCGGCATCAAGGTGGTCACGCATGAAGCGGACAACGCCAAGAACACGATGGTCGACATCGAGGCCTTCGACAACACCGCCTATGGCGCCGGCCTGAACGAGCGTCTCGCCTCGTGCATGCACGACGACGGCAAGTGGGCCGTGCTGGTCGGCTCGCTCGGCAGCCGCTCGCAGGTGCAATGGGCGGACGGCGGCATCGGCAACGCCAAGGCCAAGTATCCGAAGATGAACCTGGTCGAGCCGAAGCTCGAAACCAATAACGACGGCGAGCGCGCCTATGAAGTCGCCAAGGAAGTGCTGCGCAAGCATCCGGACCTGAAGGGCTTCCAGGGCTCGTCGTCGCTCGACGTGATCGGCATTGGCCGCGCGGTGGAAGAGGCCGGCATGCAGGGCAAGATCTGCGTCTACGGCACGGGTCTGCCGACGGAAGCCGGCAAGTTCCTCGAAAGCGGCGCCGTCAACGGCATCGCGTTCTGGGATCCGAAGCTCGCCGGCATCGCGATGAACAAGGTCGCGCAGATGCTGGTGGAAGGCAAGACGGTTGAAAACGGCGCGGACCTCGGCATTCCGGGCTACACGAAGGTGACGGTCGCGAAGGGTCCGGGCAAGGGCATCATCGTGCGCGGGCAGGGCTGGGTGAACGTCGATAAGTCGAACTACAAGCAGTATCCGTTCTGAACTTTGCGGCTTTTAGTTTTTGTTTCATGTGTCATGGCGTCCTCGAAAGGGGACGCCTCAACCTGCGACCCGCTCCAATGAATCAAGACGCAACCTCACCTGAGTCACCGCAGTCTGAAGCGTCGCAGCCGTTTCTGGAGGTTGTCGGCGTGCACAAGCGCTTCACCGGCGTGCATGCGTTGCGCGGCGTGAGCCTGTCGTTCGAGCGCGGTCAGATCTATCACCTGCTCGGCGAAAACGGTTGCGGCAAGAGCACGCTCATCAAGATCATCTCCGGCGCGCAGCCGCCCGACGAAGGTGAACTCATCATCGAAGGCGTGCGGCATGCGCGGCTCTCCGCGCTCGAATCGCTCGCCGCCGGCATCGAAACTGTTTACCAAGATCTCTCGCTGCTGCCGAACATGAACGTGACCGAAAACGTCGCGCTCACGTCCGAGCTGGCGATGCACGCGGGCAAGCTGGCGCGCACCTTCGACCGCCGCGAGCTGGCGCGCACGGCGGCGCGCG belongs to Paraburkholderia aromaticivorans and includes:
- the rbsK gene encoding ribokinase gives rise to the protein MNTATQPNAKGRVVILGIYVTDLTFRADRMPQIGETIAGSAFAMGPGGKGSNQAVAAARVGADVVFCTRIGNDAFGSIARATWAAEGITARASVIDGVSTGAAHIFVDDNTGMNAIIVASGAAGTMEAADVDAIEADIAAARVFVTQLEQPLEAARRGLEVARKHGVITVFNPAPAMPLDDAIFPLCDYITPNETEATALTGVPIANADDARRAADVLLAKGVGTAIITLGEGGALLHSANQSLLVPAYHCGRVVETAGAGDGFTGGFAAALARGDDAITALRFGCALAGISVTRPGTAPSMPTLDEVNQVLSQPGQPNQPAGISQPS
- a CDS encoding autoinducer 2 ABC transporter substrate-binding protein — its product is MKLTRLGAALAAGALTVGVIAAAQAATNETIVTVVKVTGINWFNRMDDGVKQFAKDNPNINAYQTGPGRADAAQQLKIIEDLIAKKVTAIAVVPYDPPTLEPALKKAMDRGIKVVTHEADNAKNTMVDIEAFDNTAYGAGLNERLASCMHDDGKWAVLVGSLGSRSQVQWADGGIGNAKAKYPKMNLVEPKLETNNDGERAYEVAKEVLRKHPDLKGFQGSSSLDVIGIGRAVEEAGMQGKICVYGTGLPTEAGKFLESGAVNGIAFWDPKLAGIAMNKVAQMLVEGKTVENGADLGIPGYTKVTVAKGPGKGIIVRGQGWVNVDKSNYKQYPF
- a CDS encoding aldehyde dehydrogenase family protein; this translates as MSVAEYFSSMEYGPAPEDDQPARAWLAQHEGGFGHFIGGAWHAPAAGERFASNAPATGEQLAQVAQGDAADIDAAVAAARAAQPGWLALGGAGRARHLYALARMVQRHSRLFAVLEALDNGKPIRETRDIDVPLVARHFLHHAGWAQLQESEFADYAPLGVVGQIVPWNFPLLMLAWKIAPAIAMGNCVVLKPAEYTPLTALLFAELAHRAGLPAGVLNVVTGDGRTGAALVEHPQVDKIAFTGSTEVGRLIRSATAGSGKSLTLELGGKSPFIVFDDADLDGAVEGVVDAIWFNQGQVCCAGSRLLVQEGIEARFIAKLKRRMETLRVGTSLDKSIDLGAIVDPVQLERIQSLVETGRREGCSVWQSPDTTLPSNGCFYPPTLVTGVAPASTLAQEEIFGPVLVTMSFRTPDEAIALANNSRYGLAASVWSETIGRALDVAPRLASGVVWINATNLFDAAVGFGGYRESGYGREGGREGIYEYLKPRAWLKLAERRTAARSAASNAAALDPLSNVTSIDRTAKLFIGGKQARPDSGYSLPVHAPDGTPVGEVAAGNRKDIRNAVEAARAAQKWSQASTHNRAQVLFYLAENLAVRTEEFVLQLIARNGATEAAARAEVDASVQRLFTYAAWADKFDGAVHTPPLRGVALAMHEPLGVIGIACPDEAPLLGFVSLAAPALAMGNRVVVLPSEASPLTVTDFYQVAETSDVPGGVLNIVTGERGALLPALVKHDDVDAVWCFGSTADSTLVERESVGNLKRTFVDHGRQFDWFDRASEGRPFLRQAVQVKNIWIPYGD
- the deoC gene encoding deoxyribose-phosphate aldolase: MPEAPLQSSSVVALRGIPIIHPERNPGMPFDASWLDGLRVNQSAVERRTATLGTRRSVKKDAQAAWLLKAVTCIDLTTLNGDDTEGRVRRLCAKARQPVRADLLEALGIAPQGITTGAVCVYHRFVAAAVDALHGSGIPVAAVSTGFPAGLIPHPLKLKEIEASVADGAQEIDIVVTREYVLTGNWQALYDEVRDFRAACGPAHLKTILATGDIRTLSNVARASMVCMMAGADFIKTSTGKEGVNATLDVSLVMVRMIREYQERTGVLIGFKPAGGVSTAKSVLSYQILMKEELGRAWLEPELFRIGASSLLADIERQLEHYVSGRYSAFNRHPVA
- a CDS encoding ABC transporter permease, producing MKSAFTAGKLFGDRQLNFLLIVNVLVVLVATWLSRGQFVDIDNLQSMGGQLPELGLLALGIMLSMVSGNGGIDLSGVGLANLSGMVAALIVPRFVNGDDSPALYTSLFCVIVVVMGLLGGMLNGVVIARLRLTPILCTLGTQLLFTGFAVVLSNGASVHVDYVDPLSNIGNGTVFQVPIAFCIFIAAVIVLGWLLKRSPFGLRLYLMGTNPKAAFYAGIPRARMLITTYAMCGMLASLAGLISATHTSSAKWDYGNSYLLIAILIAVMGGVNPAGGHGRIICVFFAATVLQFLSSLFNLMGVSQFFGDCAWGFLLLLSLAFAGGERVRAIFGFGGGSSAGASSAATSAPKR